TTGCGCCAGCCTTGCGGGTAAGAATCCGGCGCCCATACATTGTTTGGAATGGTGGACTCGTACACGTCGCCGTTGTAGGTGACGCGGTCGCCTTGCTTGTAAGCATCGTGGCCGCCGGAAGGTTGTTTGAATGCGGGCGCGGTGGGCTGCTCTGTGCTCTCCTCAGCCTCCTCATTCTCCGGCTGTTCCTCAGCGGCTTCCTCAATGATCTCCCAGATACGCCCGTCGAAACCAAGCGTGCCGGGCTTCCAGTGGTTGAGGCCCTTGTGGGTGGAACGTACGAGCTTTCCTCGGTAGCGGACTACGTCGCCCTGGTGGTACATCTTCGAGTGGTCGGTGCCTGGGTCTTGCCATTCCGGCACCTTGGCCGCGTCCTCCTTAGCCTGCTCTTCGGTTGCGCTTCCGGCTTCTCCAGCTTGCCCGCGTCCTGTAGCTCGGTGATGATTTCTGCCTGCGCCTTTTCCACGGCTGGTTGTGCTGCGCGTCGGTCTTTTTCAGCGGTGACTACCCACGCCATGAGCTGCTGGAATTGGGCATCGTCGAGTTGCTTAATCTGGTCTTGTAGCTCAGCTACGGTCATGGTCTCTCCTAGTTGATTGGGGTGAATCGCAGGGCCAGTGGCTTGTAGTGATTGTCGCCGGGGATCTGTACGTACACGTCGCTTTTAGCGGAAGCTGAGAACTCGGTTATGTACGACATGGTTCCCTTGGTTACCGACCCCACGGAACTGCCCTCCACGTAGAGTGAGGAGCTGAAATCATGCGGGTTAATAAGCTCAATGAGCCAGCGGCCTGCTGGTGGGCTGACACGCGACCAATTGACACCCGCCCACGGGTCGCCGGTCTCTACCCAGCCGTTCGGGTTCTTGTTTGAATTAGGGTCTGTGGATGCCTGTAGGGTGCGAGTGCCGTACTTCTCCACCTCTACCCCGCCGCTTGTCACACGGTAGATGGTGTGAGTCTGCGCCACCTGAATGTAGTCACCGGTTTGTGCCGCGCTGGCCTTAGCGGCCACGCCGGACTCTCGCGGCACCGTCCACGTAACCCCCACGGTGCGGGCTTTCTCCGAAGCGACAGCAGTATCTAGCTGTGCCCGGGTCACTTCACCAGGAGGGCCCATTGGGCCGGACATAGCAGACACGTCACTCGTGTGGTTCCACGACATTGACGTGCGATACATCACGCCCGAGGCGTTAACCCCACCAATAACCACAGCTTCACCATTGACTGTGACCAAAGCGGAATCAGCATCGTTTACTGCCGATGCCGTGTTATACACCCACATAGGTGAGCGGTACTTCGCGGGAATCGCATCGGTTTTAATGATGTAGCTAGTACCTGTGGAGTTTGGGGTGAACTCTAGTGAGAGGTAGCAGGTTCCGCCGTGTACCACGAGGGTGGCCTTGCCGGAGCCTGCGTTAGTGTTTATTTTGTTGGTCAGGTCGATGGTTTCTTTCGGGAGGGGAACAATTTGCCCTGGTTCTACTGTGCCTTTAGGGCCTCGCTCACCCTGTTGGCCACGCGGCCCGGTAAGCGATGGGCTGGTCTTCCCATTGACGGTGAGTCGGTCACCATTCCAGCTCGTACTATTGGCGATGTTTGCGACACGGTCAGCATCAGCCTTAGCGCTCGAAGCGGACTTTTCCGCACGCTGCTCCGCCTGGGACACCCACACCGAGGACCGGTTAGCTGACGTAGCGGAGTTACTAGCCCTACGGGCAGCATCCTCAGCCTTAGTTTCAGATTGTTTAGCATTACCCGCTGCTGTTTCGGCACGGGTAGCGCCGTCCTGGGCTTTGCGGGCGTTGGCTGTGGACGAGTCGACTAGCTCGACGGCTTGCGCGGCAAGCTTCTCAATCTCGCGTTGTGTGGCGTCGTCGGCGATTTTGGCGGCGCTTACCACCTGGCGCAGGGACTGGGTGGAGGCATCGCCGACGAGAATGGGGATAGTATCCACCGCCCTACCCTGACTAATGAGGGCGAGTACTGCGGGGCCAGGCACAGCCGTAAACGACACTTCCCCGTCCTTGACCGGGAAGCGGTCGTTCCCCGTCGTGACCACACCATCCACATGAGTACGCACCTGCGGGGCACGCACCCACACCTCACTCACCTGCGCCGCCCTAGACGACACAAACATCAAATTACCGTTAATCGTTGGCATTACACATCCTCAATCCAAGTACCAGTAAGCTCCGCACTCTTCACACGACGCCCACCCGGAAGCGCCGCCGTCGAATAAACCTCAACCTTGATAGTCTCCCCCGAATACACCGTCGCATTAGACACCGTCGTAGACATCCACCGTTCACCATTTCCAAAAATCGACGCAGGACCCAACTTCGTAGTCGAGTACTCCTTTAGCACGCGATTGCCTGCTTTGAGCTTTATTCGGTAGGAATCGTCGTAGGTAGCGGCTGCCCATGTGACTTTTAGACGGAGTGCAACTTGGCGCGCCGTCTTCGACGGGGCTGGGGACGACATCACATACGTCCACGAGCTACGGTCAATATCCCAAGGCCCGCCAGAATTGTTAATCGTGATTTGCTTCTTAGCCTGCTCCGTCCACCGGAGATTCACATAGCTGATAGTAGGGTCACAATCAATGTTCACCCTGTCCGCTGAGGCGTTGCCTAAAATCCTGTTATCCAGCTTTAGCGTCCTCACATAGCTAATTGATGTTGACTCTGCGGTGAAATAGGACACGTCAAAAAGCGTTCCTTTGGGAAGTCCCTCTATCCAGAATGACCACCCCGGTGACCCGTCTTTCATGGTGTTTTTCACGCGCAGGTTAGGGTCTGATGTGCCTGTTGGTGTGGCCATAATTTCTCGAATCCGGCCTTGGGATTCTTCCGCGAGTTGCTTCTGCACCGCCTGCAGCTGCTCAATCTGTTCAGTCTGCTGGGCGTCTAGCTGTTCAGTGAGTCGCCTAAATTCCTCATTCTGGTCGTTGATTTGAAGCTGCTGTGATTCGAACTTGGCGCGGGCTTCATTAATCTTGTTCTGCTGTTCGTTCCACGCGTCCTGTGACACCCACTTGATGTTGTTGATGTCGTTGTAGGCGGACTGGGCGGCGAGTGTTAACTGAACAGCCTTATTAAAGTTGTTCTGGTTTTCTTTCGACCAGAACGCCACCACCTGAGCCGTTGCAGGGTCAACATAATTCTTCGCCTCTTTAACCAGCTCGCCATAAGCCTGCAAGTCCGTGGTGAAAGACTGGGATAAATCCGAGATGGCTTTTTGGCGGGCGCGGGCCTCCTCTGAATCCGCAAGGGCACGAGCCTGCGCTTCGGCACGAATCGCCGCATCACGATCCCTCTGCTCCGCAGAAATAGCATCACTACGAGCTTGACGCTCACCACTAATCGCCTGCTGACGGGCCGAAGACTCCGAGGAAATCGCAGATTCACGAGCCTTACGCTCACCAGCCACCGCGTCATCAAGCGTCTTTTCCAGTTGGCCCCGCAGGTCAGTGCCAGCCTTTTCCCTTGCTAACTGCTCCTGGCGCAGGGCCTCCGCACGCGCCTGCTGTTCCGCACTCAGCCCATTCTGAAGCTCCTGCCGCCACGTGTCACCAAGCTGCTGAAGCGACTTCGAATACCGCTCATACGACGCCTCAAAATCACGCGACAAACGCGACTCCACACCCGACGCCACAGAATCCGCATACGCATCAGAACGACGAGCCTCAGCAGAAATCGCAGCCTTACGATTCGCGGTCTCCGCCCGAATCTTCCCATCCAAGCCAGCCAGCTCACGCCGGTCACTGACCACCGCGTTATAAATATCAGCATTCTCCGCCAGTCGTGCCTCGGAATCCGACAGCAACTGCCCACCAACGTGGACTGACCAATCATCATCAGAATGCTCCGTGCGCTTAGGCTCAATCCGGGTTACCACCAGCGGCACCACACGCCCCCAAATTTCCACATTGGCAATATCCCCAACATGAAAATCCACAAACGGCACCCATGCGCCAAGACCCGCCTTCGATATATCCGACTCAAGGAAGAAATCGCCAGAGACCCGCTTCGCGGCCTCATCCAGTACCCGCTCCACATCCGATGCCGGAACCATGCCCTCGCCCTGGGCGGTGATGTTCACATCCGCTCTCACGAACCGGCGGAACATGCCACCCACACGCCGGGCGCTGCCGAGACTAGATACGTAGGCCAGCTCGTTACCCGGCGCGGCAACCTCATACACATCCTCGAGGTCAACACCTTCAGGAAGCTTCAGGCCGTACTTTCCGAATGCCGTGGACGCGAGCGAACGCAGTACCGTCACCTGAGCAGAATCAGCAATAAAATATGGAACCGCCACCTAAGCCACCTCCTTGACCGTCAGCACAATCATCGCGTGCTCAAATGTCCGATACCCCAACGTGCGAGAAGATTTACCCTCACTCGGCGTAATATCCACATCCCGCGGACTCATATCAGAGGTCGCCTGAGACCAACACCGAACCGGCTTATCACCCGGCCACCAGATATAAGCCCCCAGAATCACCCCAGCATTCTCAGCCTGCTTAGACACGGTCTCCCATAAGAAACCGTCACGGGCTTCTAGACTGATTTCTTCCGACGTGTCTTCTTCCGGCACTTCCACCACGTGGTAGGGGTCATCTACCCACTTCACACCATCAGGGTCTGCCTGAGTACGCATAGCCGCATCCAAGGACTCCTGCGCCAGGCGACGAATCACAAACGCCGCCGGGCCGTTCTTCCACACGAACATCGCATTCGTCGCCAGCTCCACCCGGGCCATAAGCCGCTTCTTCTTATACTCGAGTCCCGACTCATCCGACCCCACCTCGTAGGGCTCTGCTTTCCACCACGCGGCCGGCCATGACACCGCGGGGATGGTGTGCCACACGTCCATACAATTCAGCGCGTGGATTGTAATCTCCGATGGGATACCGTCATTGTCTTCATCGTTCGCGGTGGCGTGGACGATTGCCCCGCCGCGGCGCACCACACGACCACCAGGGCCGGGGAATGCTGCTAGGAGCATGTAGTCGCCCTCGGCGGTAGGCAGCCGGCCCGATGGGTCGAACTTGTCCAGGGCGTCCATCACAAGAAGTTCCGCTGCGCGGTTCACACCCCCGTCAGGCTCACGGGCGGGAAATGTGACTTGTAGGTCCGCTGAATCCATCCATTGGTCTGGTGTATCTGGCTCCGACGGCATCGGAAGCGTAAACAATGGAGTGCCATCTGCGTCACCGATTCCGTACCAGCGGCCTTGGGTCTGCACGGTGTAGTCGACGGTCTTTTTCCACGATGCCCAATCAGCCACGCTCACACCTCACAAAATTCAGTTAGTCATAAAAAGGGGAGGCAGGACCACACCTCCGAATGTTTCAAGTCCTCTTTTAGCTCCACGGGTCAGCAACCCCGAGCGTCCACTCGAGCTGGGCCCCCGCAGGCAACACCCACACCCCAGTGCCGCCCGGCGGCACGCCCTCTGGGAAGGCCCCGTCTAGGCGCAGTACCCTGGGGTCTAGGTCGATTATGGTTTCTTCCGCGGCGCGAGGAAGGGTGAACTTCGCCCCGGAAGGGTTAGTTACCACTCCCCCAGCGCCCTCGTAGCGGATTTTGGGCCATACAGAAACATCACCGTGATTCGTCACTGTGACCTTTCCTGTTCCGGTCATCGCCGAAGATTTAGCCACGCCATCGAAACACACCGCCGGCACCGTCAACGTCTCCGCCGAACGACGACGCATATCCACCGGAACACCCGGCAACACCCCGTCAACCACAAGCTCAAACGTCAACGGCGACAGTGGGTTATCTGACTCGACGCTAATTACGCATGGGTTAGACCGCGTCGCCGCGGCCCACCCCTGGCGCAACCTCCGGTACGTCTCCTCCAGGTCCTCACCTTCGCGGGCCTTTAGGTAGAACTCAAGCTCTGTAGAAATCGGCCCGAATCGCCGCGCCCCCGGCAGCACACCAGCGCCACCGGGAACCGGCAAATCAGACCGCGACACATTCGCTCGAAGCTCCACCAAAGCCCCATACGGAGACAGCACCTCCGACTCCTGGTCCGTGCCAGATAGTCGCCACTCGTCACCCAGAGCGGTAATCAACACCACATTCAGCATTTAAACCCGCTCCTTCCTACGAGACACAGCAACCTCACTAGCAGACCTGACAATCCTGTACGAACCATTCGTTCCAGACGTAACCTCAGCCAGCAGCTGGTCAATCTGGTCAGCCGTGTACATTTTCTCCCCATCAAGGTGAATCGTTGTCTCACGACGAATCTGGTCCCGAACACCCGCATTCGCGTACTTCGAATCCAGCTTCCAATTCACGCCAGCTGCCTCAGCCGCGTCACGATTAGCCTTAGCCGCAGCCAAGTACTCGCCGCGTAGCTCCTCGTTACCATCGGCCCACGCCTCAGAAGCCTGCTCCAACGATTTAATCGTGTAGTCCAGACCCTTAAGCGTGTGCTCTAACGGAGTGGCCTTTTCGTACAGGTCAATTTCAGCAGTGAAGTCCTCAACCTTGCGGGCTAAATCGTCCCGCTGGTCTCGAGCTTCATATACCGGTTTCAGCGACTCGTTAATCTTGAGTGCTGTTTCTGCCTGCGCGAGCTCAGGCAACTGGGCGCGAAGAACCGCCGTCGGGTCACCGCCGCGGTAGGCGGCACGCCCCATCAGCTTCAACACGCGGTCAAGGTTGCCGCGGTCAATCTGCACGCCAGTTTCCGCAAGGACCGCATTAAGCGCCTGCTGCAGCGAATCGTACTGCGCCTGCTGGCCACGGTACTCATTCGCATGAGATCCTTGGGCGCCCAAGGCAGCACCCCAACGGCCCAGAGTGTTCTTGTCCATGGCCTGCTTGACTTCCGCCATCTCAGCCATGAGCTTCGCCACCTGGGCCGTACCAGTAGCGTCAACCAGGTCAACGCCGGCGACCTTCGCGGACATGCGAATCAGACGCTCCTGCGCCTTCAACAGGTCCTGCTGGTTACGCACGTTCTCACGCTGCGCCTCAGCCAGGGCGGCTTCTGCCTTAATCTGTTCGAGTCGGGCAGAAACCTCACCCTTCAGTGCTTCAGCACGTGCCTTCTCGTACGTAAACAGCGCGGAAATAGCCGCATCCGACCATTCCTCCAATACGCCCTGAGCCTCCAGAGCCTGATAGGCCATGTAGGAATCCCAGTCCTCATGCAGCCCCATCATCTTCAACTGGGCGATGGTGGCGCCGCGCTTAATCTCCGCATCCAGGGCCAGGCGCGCCTCCGCCACCTTCAGCGCCCCTTCTGCTTCTGCGATGTAGCGGTCGTGCTGCGCCAGCATGAGGTTGTATTCTGCTTCACGCTGCGCATTCGCACCACGAATCAACGCCTGCTGCAAAGTAGTGACCTTGCCTTGCAGGTCAACTATCAGCTTCGCGTAATCAGCGATAATGGACCACCCGTCGGCCAACGCCTTGAGTGCGTCCAGGCGGGCCTTGCGAATCTTGGCGATAAGGTCCTCAATCGCACCGACAATCGCCTTGATAATCCCAATGCCCACCTTGAGCATGTCCATAGCCATTCCCAGGGTGATGCCCGCCGGGCCAGCAAAACCAGCCAACTGCATAAGCTGCCCAGTCACCTGGCCCAAACCCGCGTTAACCGCCTGAGCCGGAGCACCCATACCAATCAACTGGTCAGCCAGCTGCTTAGCTTGCGGAATCATACCCTTAATCTGCCCCTGCGATAACAGCACAACGTTGTCTAGGTCCATGGCCTGCTTCTTACGAGCGTCCGCCAACTCTTGCTCCGCCTTGGTCACCGCGTCGTTTGCCTTGGTGACTTCTTCGGCGTGCTTCTTGGCGTTCTCCTCAGAGTTCTTGTCCACCTCCTCACGAACATCCTTGAGCTTCTTTTCCGCTTCGGTGACCTTGTCCGCTGCCTTAGCGCGGTCATCGTCCGATTCCGCTTTAGCCTTTTCGGCCTTAGCATCGTCCAATGCTTTTTGTGCCTCGTCGATTTTCTTCTGGTCATCTTCGGATACGCCTTCCGGCTTGTCGCTTAAATCAGCGACAGCCTTGCGGGCATCCTCCAATGCCTTTTCTTTCTCGACGATGGTGTCAAGGTTCTTGGCAGCGCGGGCTCGAGACTCCCAGAGAGTGTCCTCACCATCAAGAACCATCTTGACGATGTCAGAACCAGGCAAGTCCAACCCAAGGTCAAGAACGCGGCGTGCACCTTGGCGGGCGTTAATACCTTCAATGCTGTTGTAATCGCCAGCCTTAGCCAACCATGCTTGCGCATCATCAACAGCCCTGGCAATCACCTCAGTTTGTCCCTTAATGGCCGGTACAAGGTCACCCAAGGAACGGATCATGTCCGACAGGCTAGACCACTGCGACGCGGTGAACACCGGCTCAGGCTTACCAGACAGGTTCTGCGCGAACCCACCATGCGGCAACCAACCGCCCTGGTCATAGAGCTTCGGAAGCTCCACCACACCACCGGTGGCGTAGCCATGACCATGGCCCCACATAGTGGTCAGGTCGTCTCCATACTTGGAGCGATAATAGCGCAATGCGGCGTTCATGTTCGCCCAGGGGTCCGTTCGGTCATTCGGCAACGTGGGGTCGCGGTGGGACTCGAACGTTCCCGGGACAATCTGCAACAAACCCACGGCTTCATTGCCGCCGGTGTTCACATCCACGTACCCGTTCTGCATGATGCCCGGATTACCGCCCGATTCGGACTGAATCTGGGCCATCATCGCATTCACCTGTGCCGGGTCGTCCGCGTTGAAGCCGTTGCGGCGCATTGCCGCCATAGCCATTTCACGCCAGGATTCGAC
This genomic stretch from Corynebacterium tuberculostearicum harbors:
- a CDS encoding carbohydrate-binding protein gives rise to the protein MPEWQDPGTDHSKMYHQGDVVRYRGKLVRSTHKGLNHWKPGTLGFDGRIWEIIEEAAEEQPENEEAEESTEQPTAPAFKQPSGGHDAYKQGDRVTYNGDVYESTIPNNVWAPDSYPQGWRKL